One window of Hylemonella gracilis genomic DNA carries:
- a CDS encoding thermostable hemolysin, with translation MLAQASHHPSTGLSVAALPPGRRHLAVHAVDDEDRAQVERFIHDVYLERYGARVRHFAPALVSLRDESGDISAAAGYRVADSGPLFLERYLAGPVEQLLGRDTPAGVSRARIVEVGHLSAVQPGAGKRLIHLMGPHLASLDLEWVVSTLTQELQHLFVRLGITPLALGLADPALLGADAADWGSYYDHRPVVAAGRLDLGLRALARRWSLS, from the coding sequence ATGCTGGCCCAGGCCTCCCACCACCCTTCCACCGGTCTCTCGGTCGCCGCCCTGCCCCCGGGCCGTCGGCACCTCGCCGTCCACGCCGTGGACGACGAGGATCGCGCGCAGGTCGAACGTTTCATCCACGATGTCTACCTGGAACGCTACGGCGCCCGCGTCCGCCATTTCGCGCCCGCGCTGGTCAGCCTGCGCGACGAGTCGGGTGACATCAGCGCCGCCGCCGGCTACCGCGTCGCGGACAGCGGCCCGCTGTTCCTGGAGCGTTACCTGGCCGGACCGGTCGAACAGTTACTCGGCCGCGATACCCCCGCCGGGGTCTCCCGCGCGCGCATCGTCGAGGTGGGTCACCTCTCCGCCGTGCAGCCTGGCGCGGGCAAGCGCCTGATCCACCTGATGGGGCCGCACCTGGCCAGCCTGGACCTTGAATGGGTGGTCAGCACCCTGACCCAGGAACTGCAGCACCTCTTCGTGCGCCTGGGCATCACGCCGCTGGCCTTGGGGCTGGCCGACCCCGCCCTGCTGGGCGCGGACGCGGCGGACTGGGGCAGCTACTACGACCACCGCCCGGTGGTCGCGGCCGGCCGTCTCGACCTGGGCCTGCGCGCGCTTGCCCGGCGCTGGAGCTTGTCATGA
- a CDS encoding D-amino acid dehydrogenase yields the protein MKTIAVIGAGITGVTTAYALSLRGYTVTLFEQNRYAAMETSYANGGQLSASNAEVWNHPSTLLKGLKWMLKSDAPLLVNPKPSWHKFSWFAEFLFNLGKYKQNTIETTRLAVAARQHMFAWAEAEGLDFDLKKEGILHIYRSKKEFDNAAKVSKLLAAGGLERRAVTPEEMRAIEPTLAGDYHGGYFTETDSTGDIHKFTHGLAAAAERRGVKTLYGQEVLRLDSDGQRARVTVRAGEGEETLGFDGLVVCAGVKSRAFAAQLGDRVNIYPVKGYSITVNLQDAQSQAAAPNVSLLDDAAKLVTSRLGADRLRVAGTAEYNGYNKDIRADRIRPLVEWVNACFPGVSTRQFTPWAGLRPMMPDMMPRVGRGRRANVFYNTGHGHLGWTLCAVTADMVAEVMQQSGGAVAKGAPTLKTA from the coding sequence ATGAAAACCATCGCCGTCATCGGCGCCGGCATCACCGGCGTCACCACCGCTTACGCCCTTTCGCTGCGTGGCTACACCGTCACCCTGTTCGAGCAGAACCGCTACGCGGCCATGGAGACGTCCTACGCCAACGGCGGCCAGCTCTCGGCCTCCAACGCCGAGGTCTGGAACCATCCCTCGACCCTCCTCAAGGGCCTGAAGTGGATGCTCAAGAGCGATGCCCCGCTGCTGGTCAATCCCAAGCCGAGCTGGCACAAGTTCAGCTGGTTCGCCGAGTTCCTCTTCAATCTGGGCAAGTACAAGCAGAACACCATCGAGACGACGCGCCTGGCCGTCGCCGCGCGCCAGCACATGTTCGCCTGGGCCGAGGCCGAGGGGCTGGACTTCGATCTGAAGAAGGAAGGCATCCTGCACATCTACCGCAGCAAGAAGGAATTCGACAACGCGGCCAAGGTGTCCAAGCTGCTGGCCGCCGGCGGCCTGGAACGCCGCGCGGTGACGCCGGAGGAAATGCGCGCCATCGAGCCCACGCTCGCGGGCGATTACCACGGTGGTTATTTCACCGAGACGGACTCGACGGGTGACATCCACAAGTTCACCCACGGCCTGGCCGCCGCCGCCGAGCGCCGAGGCGTGAAGACCCTGTACGGTCAGGAAGTGCTGCGCCTGGACAGCGACGGCCAGCGCGCGCGCGTGACGGTGCGCGCGGGCGAGGGCGAGGAGACGCTGGGTTTTGACGGCCTGGTGGTGTGCGCCGGCGTCAAGAGCCGTGCCTTCGCCGCCCAGCTGGGCGACCGCGTGAACATCTACCCGGTCAAGGGCTACTCCATCACCGTGAACCTGCAGGACGCCCAGAGCCAGGCCGCCGCGCCCAACGTCAGCCTGCTGGACGACGCGGCCAAGCTGGTGACCAGCCGCCTGGGCGCGGACCGCCTGCGCGTGGCCGGCACGGCAGAGTACAACGGCTACAACAAAGACATCCGTGCTGACCGCATCCGTCCGCTCGTGGAGTGGGTGAACGCCTGCTTCCCCGGCGTGAGCACGCGCCAGTTCACGCCCTGGGCCGGCCTGCGTCCCATGATGCCGGACATGATGCCCCGCGTGGGCCGCGGCCGACGCGCCAATGTGTTCTACAACACGGGCCACGGTCACCTGGGCTGGACCCTGTGCGCCGTGACGGCCGACATGGTCGCCGAGGTCATGCAGCAGAGCGGCGGCGCCGTGGCCAAGGGCGCACCCACGCTGAAGACCGCGTGA
- the tal gene encoding transaldolase: MNQLEALRQYTVVVADTGDFRQLAAYAPQDATTNPSLILKAVQKPDYAPLLKETVTRHPGLPMDEIVDRLLVRFGREILALIPGRVSTEVDARLSFDAAATVARARRILALYRAEGVDTRRVLIKVAATWEGIQAAAALEREGVHTNLTLLFSFAQAVACGQAGVRLISPFVGRIYDWHKKAAGATWNEAANAEANDPGVRSVRRIFEHYKHFGIATEIMGASFRNAGQITALAGCDLLTIAPELLAQLAASQAPVTRSLDAAAAKALDLPPVQYDEAGFRYALNEDAMATEKLAEGIRAFAADAVKLEQLIQSV, from the coding sequence ATGAACCAACTCGAAGCCCTGCGACAGTACACCGTGGTGGTGGCCGACACCGGAGATTTCCGCCAGCTCGCCGCTTACGCGCCCCAGGACGCGACCACCAATCCTTCCCTCATCCTCAAGGCGGTGCAGAAGCCGGATTACGCACCGCTGCTCAAGGAGACCGTGACGCGGCATCCAGGCCTGCCGATGGACGAAATCGTCGATCGCTTGCTCGTGCGCTTCGGCCGCGAGATTCTGGCCCTGATCCCGGGCCGGGTGTCGACCGAGGTGGACGCCCGCCTCAGTTTCGACGCGGCGGCCACCGTGGCGCGCGCCCGGCGCATCCTCGCGCTCTACCGCGCCGAGGGTGTGGATACGCGGCGGGTGCTCATCAAGGTGGCGGCGACCTGGGAGGGCATCCAGGCCGCGGCGGCGCTCGAGCGCGAGGGCGTCCACACCAACCTCACCCTGCTGTTTTCCTTCGCCCAGGCCGTGGCCTGCGGGCAGGCCGGGGTGCGGCTGATCTCGCCCTTTGTGGGACGCATCTACGACTGGCACAAGAAGGCTGCTGGCGCCACCTGGAACGAGGCCGCGAACGCGGAGGCGAACGATCCCGGCGTGCGCTCGGTGCGCCGCATCTTCGAGCACTACAAGCACTTCGGCATCGCCACCGAAATCATGGGGGCGAGCTTTCGCAACGCCGGGCAGATCACCGCGCTGGCTGGCTGTGACCTGCTGACCATCGCTCCCGAATTATTGGCGCAGTTGGCCGCTAGCCAGGCCCCGGTGACCCGCAGCCTGGATGCGGCCGCCGCGAAGGCGCTGGACCTGCCGCCCGTGCAGTACGACGAGGCGGGTTTCCGCTACGCGCTCAACGAGGACGCGATGGCCACGGAAAAACTGGCCGAAGGCATCCGCGCCTTCGCCGCCGACGCGGTCAAGCTCGAGCAGCTGATCCAGAGCGTCTGA
- the pgi gene encoding glucose-6-phosphate isomerase: MTTHTLRCDQAPAWSLLQDLYERRGRALDLREAFARDAGRFERYSLPAPQVFADLSKNLVDDEINDALTQLARQCELEAQRDAMFAGEHVNRTEDRAAMHWLLRYPRSAASALPASLRPALAEVHTVLDAMLAYAEAVRTDADITDVVNIGIGGSDLGPLLAVQALDPYVDHRKRYHFVSSVDGHELSAVLRGLRPERTLFLVASKTFTTMETLTNACTARDWFLSKIGYHDEPRNPTDVARYMERHFCALTSNATAAAEFGATRTFPFWDWVGGRYSMWSSIGLMIAIAVGAERFRALLAGAHAMDQHFREAPLEKNLPVRMALLDIWHRNFHGFGSRNIAPYHSGLRRLPAYLQQLAMESNGKRVDMAGQTLPYATAPVVWGEPAANGQHAYFQMLHQGSDVIPMEFVAVKRALHDLPGHHVKLLANALAQAQAFMQGRQTEDGHRHMPGNRPSTFLLLESLTPESLGALIALYEHRVLAAGVLWGINSFDQYGVELGKVLALDIEPRLTSGDASGLDGSTAGLLARLRA, translated from the coding sequence TTGACGACGCACACCTTGCGCTGTGACCAAGCGCCTGCCTGGAGCCTGCTGCAGGATTTGTACGAACGCCGGGGCCGTGCCCTGGACTTGCGCGAGGCCTTCGCGCGGGATGCCGGGCGCTTCGAGCGCTACAGCCTGCCTGCGCCCCAGGTCTTCGCCGATCTGTCCAAGAACCTGGTGGACGATGAGATCAACGACGCGCTCACCCAACTCGCGCGCCAGTGCGAGCTGGAGGCCCAGCGCGACGCCATGTTCGCGGGAGAGCACGTCAACCGCACCGAGGACCGCGCGGCCATGCACTGGTTGCTGCGTTACCCCCGCAGCGCGGCCTCGGCCCTGCCGGCCAGCCTGCGGCCTGCCCTGGCCGAGGTGCATACCGTGCTCGACGCCATGCTGGCCTACGCCGAGGCGGTGCGCACGGACGCCGACATCACCGACGTGGTCAACATTGGCATCGGCGGCTCCGACCTTGGCCCCCTGCTGGCCGTGCAGGCCCTGGACCCGTACGTGGACCACCGCAAGCGCTACCACTTCGTCTCCAGCGTCGACGGGCACGAGCTGAGCGCCGTGCTGCGCGGCCTGCGGCCCGAGCGCACGCTTTTCCTCGTGGCGTCCAAGACCTTCACGACCATGGAGACCCTGACCAACGCCTGCACGGCGCGCGACTGGTTCCTGAGCAAGATCGGCTACCACGACGAGCCGCGCAACCCCACCGACGTGGCGCGCTACATGGAGCGCCATTTCTGCGCCCTGACCAGCAACGCGACGGCGGCGGCCGAGTTCGGCGCCACCCGCACCTTCCCGTTCTGGGACTGGGTGGGCGGGCGTTATTCCATGTGGTCTTCCATCGGGCTGATGATCGCCATCGCCGTGGGCGCCGAGCGCTTCCGTGCCCTGCTGGCCGGCGCGCACGCGATGGATCAGCATTTCCGCGAGGCCCCGCTGGAAAAAAATCTGCCCGTGCGCATGGCGCTGCTGGACATCTGGCACCGCAACTTCCACGGCTTCGGCAGCCGCAACATCGCGCCCTACCACAGCGGCCTGCGCCGCCTGCCGGCCTACCTGCAGCAACTGGCGATGGAAAGCAATGGCAAGCGCGTGGACATGGCTGGACAGACCCTGCCCTACGCCACCGCGCCGGTGGTCTGGGGAGAGCCGGCGGCCAACGGCCAGCACGCCTACTTCCAGATGCTGCACCAGGGCAGTGACGTGATTCCCATGGAATTCGTGGCCGTCAAGCGTGCCTTGCATGACCTGCCCGGTCACCACGTCAAACTGCTGGCCAATGCCTTGGCCCAGGCCCAGGCCTTCATGCAAGGCCGGCAGACCGAAGACGGCCACCGCCACATGCCAGGCAACCGGCCCAGCACCTTCCTGCTGCTGGAGTCCCTGACTCCCGAGAGTCTGGGCGCGTTGATCGCGCTGTACGAGCACCGCGTGTTGGCGGCCGGCGTGCTCTGGGGCATCAACAGCTTCGACCAGTACGGCGTCGAGTTGGGCAAGGTGCTGGCCCTGGACATCGAGCCGCGCCTGACCAGTGGCGACGCGAGCGGGCTGGACGGCTCGACGGCGGGTTTGCTGGCGCGTTTGCGCGCATGA
- a CDS encoding HAD family hydrolase → MNIVFDFGAVLFTWQPAELVRRHFPHLTPTPQAAEALARDLFHHEDWQGFDRGAHALDEAVERISARLALPGDALHAFLAPIGERLAPIDATVALLARLRAQRECDPAGGLRLYFLSNMPAPYARVLERRHDFIGWFDGGIFSGDVQLAKPQPEIYRLLESRYGLEPARTVFIDDMQANVEAARNLGWQAVHCTQPERLDAQLQALLPQRF, encoded by the coding sequence ATGAACATCGTCTTCGATTTCGGTGCCGTGCTGTTCACCTGGCAGCCGGCCGAGTTGGTGCGGCGCCATTTTCCGCACCTCACGCCCACGCCACAGGCGGCGGAAGCATTGGCGCGGGACTTGTTCCATCACGAGGACTGGCAGGGTTTCGACCGCGGTGCGCACGCGCTGGACGAGGCGGTCGAACGCATCTCGGCGCGCCTGGCCTTGCCGGGTGACGCGCTGCATGCGTTCCTGGCGCCCATCGGCGAACGGTTGGCACCCATCGACGCCACCGTGGCGCTGCTGGCCCGATTGCGCGCGCAGCGTGAGTGTGACCCGGCGGGTGGCCTGCGGCTGTACTTTCTCTCGAACATGCCGGCGCCCTATGCCCGGGTGCTCGAGCGTCGACACGACTTCATCGGGTGGTTCGATGGGGGCATCTTCTCGGGTGACGTGCAACTGGCCAAACCGCAACCCGAGATCTACCGCCTGCTCGAATCCCGCTACGGCCTGGAGCCGGCCCGCACCGTCTTCATCGACGACATGCAGGCCAACGTCGAGGCCGCGCGCAACCTGGGCTGGCAGGCGGTGCATTGCACGCAGCCCGAGCGGCTGGACGCGCAATTGCAGGCCCTGCTGCCGCAGCGGTTCTAG
- a CDS encoding ABC transporter substrate-binding protein, which produces MHRFLKTGLALALAAAGCAQAATELVVATVNNGHMIEMQKLTPAFEKAHPDIKLKWVTLEEGVLRQRVTTDIATKGGQFDVMTVGIYEVPIWSKKGWLMPINTDAAYDANDLLPAIRAGLSHEGKLYASPFYGESSMLMYRKDLADKAGVKLPEQPTWAQVKDFAAKVHNPAGGVYGICLRGKPGWGDNMALLTTMVNTYGGQWFDMQWKPQIDTTPWKQAIGFYVDLMKAYGPPGAAANSFNENLALFNEGKCAAWVDATIAASFISDPKQSKVADKVAFAMAPVAVTPKGANWLWTWNLAIPSSSKKAEAAQTFVKWATSRAYIELVAKEHGWHAVPTGTRQSTYTNAEFQKVAKFAAAERKAIDSANLNDSTLPKSPYVGVQYAAIPEFQAIGLAVGQQISAALSGKVTVEQALKTSQTLAEREMKKGGYYK; this is translated from the coding sequence ATGCACCGTTTTCTCAAGACCGGCCTGGCCCTGGCCCTCGCGGCCGCGGGCTGCGCGCAGGCGGCCACCGAACTCGTGGTGGCCACCGTCAACAACGGCCACATGATCGAGATGCAGAAGCTCACGCCGGCCTTCGAGAAGGCGCATCCCGACATCAAGCTCAAGTGGGTGACCTTGGAGGAGGGCGTGCTGCGCCAGCGCGTGACCACCGACATCGCCACCAAGGGGGGGCAGTTCGACGTGATGACCGTGGGCATCTACGAGGTGCCGATCTGGTCGAAGAAGGGCTGGCTGATGCCCATCAACACCGACGCGGCCTATGACGCCAACGACCTGCTGCCTGCCATCCGCGCGGGCCTCTCGCACGAGGGCAAGCTCTACGCCTCGCCCTTCTACGGCGAAAGCTCCATGCTGATGTACCGCAAGGACCTGGCCGACAAGGCCGGGGTCAAGCTGCCCGAGCAACCGACCTGGGCTCAGGTGAAGGACTTCGCCGCCAAGGTGCACAACCCGGCCGGCGGTGTCTACGGCATCTGCCTGCGCGGCAAGCCGGGCTGGGGCGACAACATGGCCCTGCTGACCACCATGGTCAACACTTACGGCGGTCAGTGGTTCGACATGCAGTGGAAGCCGCAGATCGACACGACGCCCTGGAAGCAGGCCATCGGCTTCTATGTGGACCTGATGAAGGCCTACGGCCCGCCCGGTGCCGCGGCCAACAGCTTCAACGAGAACCTGGCGCTGTTCAACGAGGGCAAGTGCGCGGCCTGGGTGGACGCCACCATCGCCGCCTCCTTCATCAGCGACCCCAAGCAGTCCAAGGTGGCGGACAAGGTGGCCTTCGCGATGGCGCCAGTCGCCGTCACGCCCAAGGGTGCCAACTGGCTCTGGACCTGGAACCTGGCCATCCCCTCCAGCTCGAAGAAGGCCGAGGCGGCGCAGACCTTCGTGAAGTGGGCCACCTCCCGCGCCTACATCGAACTGGTCGCCAAGGAACATGGCTGGCACGCCGTGCCCACGGGCACCCGCCAGTCCACCTACACCAATGCCGAGTTCCAGAAGGTGGCCAAGTTCGCCGCCGCCGAGCGCAAGGCCATCGACAGCGCCAACCTGAACGACAGCACCCTGCCCAAGTCGCCGTACGTGGGCGTGCAGTACGCGGCCATTCCCGAGTTCCAGGCCATCGGTCTGGCGGTGGGCCAGCAGATCAGCGCGGCGCTGTCGGGCAAGGTCACGGTGGAGCAGGCCCTCAAGACCTCGCAGACCCTGGCCGAGCGCGAGATGAAAAAGGGCGGCTACTACAAGTAA
- a CDS encoding carbohydrate ABC transporter permease, with protein MTRLLPRALLAPAVGALLLWMLVPLLMTVYFSVVRYNLLQPGDHPFVGLENFTYFVTDPDFGPAVWNTLVFLASVVLITVVLGMGLALLVDAPFPGRGIVRVLLISPFFVMPAVNALLWKHMMMNPIYGVLAQLSRGLGLEPVDWLTHAPLFSVIVMVAWQWLPFACLIFITSLQSLDREQMEAARMDGAGPIQRFWYLTLPHLARPVAVVVMIEMIFLLAVFAEIAITTAGGPGNESTNLTYLIFKQSLLSFDVGVASAGALFAVLLANIVAIFLIRMVGKSLD; from the coding sequence ATGACCCGCCTGCTGCCGCGCGCCTTGCTGGCGCCCGCCGTGGGAGCCTTGCTCCTGTGGATGCTGGTGCCCTTGCTGATGACGGTGTATTTCTCCGTCGTCCGCTACAACCTGCTGCAGCCGGGTGACCATCCCTTCGTGGGGCTGGAGAACTTCACCTACTTCGTGACCGACCCGGACTTCGGTCCGGCGGTCTGGAACACGCTGGTGTTCCTGGCCAGCGTGGTGCTGATCACCGTGGTGCTGGGCATGGGGTTGGCCCTGCTGGTGGACGCACCCTTCCCGGGGCGGGGCATTGTGCGGGTGCTGCTGATCTCGCCTTTCTTCGTCATGCCGGCGGTCAACGCCCTGCTGTGGAAGCACATGATGATGAACCCCATCTACGGCGTGCTGGCGCAGCTGTCGCGCGGCCTCGGCCTGGAGCCGGTCGACTGGCTGACCCATGCGCCGCTGTTCTCGGTCATCGTCATGGTGGCCTGGCAGTGGCTGCCCTTTGCCTGCCTGATCTTCATCACCTCGCTGCAGTCGCTGGACCGCGAGCAGATGGAAGCGGCGCGCATGGACGGCGCCGGCCCCATCCAGCGCTTCTGGTACCTCACGCTGCCGCACCTGGCGCGTCCGGTGGCGGTGGTGGTGATGATCGAGATGATCTTCCTGCTGGCTGTGTTCGCTGAGATCGCCATCACCACGGCGGGTGGACCGGGCAACGAAAGCACCAACCTGACCTACCTGATCTTCAAGCAGTCGCTGCTCAGCTTCGACGTGGGCGTGGCCTCGGCCGGCGCGCTGTTCGCCGTGCTGCTGGCCAACATCGTCGCGATCTTCCTGATCCGCATGGTCGGCAAGAGTCTGGACTGA
- a CDS encoding carbohydrate ABC transporter permease codes for MATTFFFFARTVLAWGAALLLFFPLGWLFLTAFKTELQAIAVPPLFLFEPTLDNFAEVQRRSDYLLYARNSLVTSVGSTLIGLAIAVPAAYSMAFFRTRRTRDILMWMLSTKMMPAVGALLPVYVLAQTAGLLDTLTVLTVVFTLSNLPIMVWMLYSAFKDIPGEILEAARMDGASLWGEFRHVVLPLSLGGIASTGLLCLVLSWNEAFWALNLSSAKAGTLATLIASYSSPEGLFWAKLSAASLLAIAPIVVFGWFSQKQLVQGLTFGAVK; via the coding sequence ATGGCGACCACCTTTTTCTTCTTTGCGCGTACCGTCCTGGCCTGGGGCGCGGCGCTGCTGCTGTTCTTCCCGCTGGGCTGGCTGTTCCTCACGGCCTTCAAGACGGAGCTGCAGGCCATCGCGGTGCCGCCGCTGTTCCTGTTCGAGCCCACGCTGGACAACTTCGCCGAGGTGCAGCGCCGCAGCGACTACCTGCTGTACGCGCGCAACTCCCTGGTCACCAGCGTGGGTTCCACGCTGATCGGCCTGGCCATCGCGGTGCCTGCCGCCTATTCGATGGCTTTCTTCCGCACCCGGCGCACGCGCGACATTCTGATGTGGATGCTCTCGACCAAGATGATGCCGGCCGTGGGCGCCTTGCTGCCGGTCTATGTGCTGGCGCAGACCGCTGGCCTGCTGGACACGCTGACCGTGCTCACCGTGGTCTTCACGCTGTCCAACCTGCCCATCATGGTCTGGATGCTCTACAGCGCCTTCAAGGACATCCCGGGCGAGATTCTGGAAGCCGCGCGCATGGACGGGGCCAGCCTTTGGGGCGAGTTCCGCCACGTGGTGCTGCCGCTGTCGCTGGGCGGCATCGCGTCCACCGGCTTGCTGTGCTTGGTGCTGAGCTGGAACGAGGCCTTCTGGGCGCTCAACCTCAGCAGCGCCAAGGCTGGCACGCTGGCCACACTGATCGCCTCCTACTCCAGTCCGGAAGGGCTGTTCTGGGCCAAGCTCTCCGCCGCCTCGCTGCTGGCCATCGCCCCCATCGTGGTCTTCGGCTGGTTCAGCCAGAAGCAGCTGGTGCAGGGCCTGACCTTTGGCGCCGTCAAATGA
- a CDS encoding ABC transporter ATP-binding protein, with translation MAYLQLNDIRKRFGEIEIIQGIDLAITQGEFIVFVGPSGCGKSTLLRLIAGLEPITEGQLVLDGRDITQTPSGKRDLAMVFQSYALYPHMSVYDNMSFALRLAGAPKDEIRRKVEQAAATLNLTPYLQRTPRELSGGQRQRVAIGRAIVRAPKVFLFDEPLSNLDAALRGNTRVEIHKLHKALGATTIYVTHDQVEAMTLADRVVVLRDGRIEQVGAPLELYDRPVNQFVAQFIGMPSMNLIPATAVPAFSEATQGRLPLDGCLGVRPEGLRIHALDHAAAPGVQGHVELIEALGADTLVHVDLGGLSVVARQSERAAWAAGDAVRVSLDPAALHCFDREGRALAPA, from the coding sequence ATGGCTTATCTGCAACTGAACGACATCCGCAAGCGCTTTGGCGAGATCGAGATCATCCAGGGCATCGATCTGGCGATCACGCAGGGCGAGTTCATCGTCTTCGTCGGCCCTTCGGGCTGCGGCAAATCCACGCTGCTGCGCCTGATCGCGGGGCTGGAGCCTATCACCGAGGGGCAACTGGTGCTCGATGGCCGCGACATCACGCAGACGCCCTCGGGCAAGCGTGACCTGGCCATGGTGTTCCAGAGCTACGCGCTCTACCCGCACATGAGCGTGTACGACAACATGTCCTTCGCGCTGCGCCTGGCGGGCGCGCCCAAGGACGAGATCCGCCGCAAGGTTGAGCAGGCCGCCGCCACGCTCAATCTCACGCCCTACCTGCAGCGCACGCCGCGCGAACTCTCGGGTGGTCAGCGCCAGCGCGTGGCCATCGGCCGCGCCATCGTGCGCGCGCCCAAGGTTTTTCTGTTCGACGAGCCGCTGTCCAACCTGGACGCTGCCCTGCGCGGCAACACGCGGGTGGAGATCCACAAGCTGCACAAAGCCCTGGGCGCCACCACCATCTACGTCACGCACGACCAGGTGGAGGCCATGACCCTGGCCGACCGCGTGGTGGTGCTGCGCGATGGCCGCATCGAGCAGGTCGGAGCACCGCTGGAGCTGTACGACCGGCCCGTCAACCAGTTCGTCGCGCAGTTCATCGGCATGCCGTCCATGAACCTGATCCCGGCCACCGCCGTACCGGCTTTTTCCGAGGCCACGCAAGGCCGGCTGCCGCTGGATGGCTGCCTGGGCGTGCGACCCGAAGGGCTGCGGATTCACGCACTGGACCATGCCGCAGCCCCGGGCGTGCAGGGCCACGTTGAGCTGATCGAGGCGCTGGGCGCGGACACCCTGGTCCATGTGGACCTGGGTGGCCTGTCCGTGGTGGCGCGGCAGTCCGAGCGCGCGGCCTGGGCCGCCGGGGATGCCGTGCGCGTCTCCCTGGATCCTGCGGCGCTGCACTGTTTTGATCGTGAAGGCAGGGCTCTCGCGCCGGCCTGA
- the dalD gene encoding D-arabinitol 4-dehydrogenase translates to MLHLGLGSFHRAHQAVYLQQLIDLGDTQWSLVGANLRPDMAETLDALARQDGAYTLETISPAGEVRYQRISAIREVIPYVPGIAPVVARGADGATRIVSFTVTEAGYYLDEADHLDVQAPELAEDLARARRGQAGQTIYGAITAILRARQAKGAGALTLLNCDNLRHNGERFRAGLLAFIRHAGLPELAAWAETHTSCPNAMVDRITPRPPAELRARVRAATGWDDAAPVTAESFIQWVIEDRFIAGRPAWERVGVELVPSVAPYEEAKIRILNASHSCIAWAGTLAGLQFIHEGTHTPAIRQMAWDYVTQDVIPCLSRPGQPSPVDLPAYRDVVLERFGNPAIRDTNQRVAADGFAKIPGFIAPTVRERLAQGANIESVALLPALFLAFLRRWHAGALPYAYQDQAMDPAVAHALCEATDPVAALCADRTLWGELAGDARLVDAVRRASARVHDFVAAAQVSTARTDPAR, encoded by the coding sequence GTGCTGCACCTGGGCCTGGGCTCCTTCCACCGCGCGCACCAGGCGGTGTACCTGCAGCAATTGATTGACCTGGGCGACACGCAGTGGTCCCTGGTCGGTGCCAATCTGCGGCCCGACATGGCCGAGACCCTGGACGCCCTGGCGCGTCAGGACGGCGCCTACACGCTGGAGACGATCTCGCCTGCGGGCGAGGTGCGCTACCAGCGCATCAGTGCCATCCGCGAGGTGATTCCCTACGTGCCCGGCATCGCGCCCGTGGTGGCGCGTGGCGCCGACGGGGCCACGCGCATCGTGTCCTTCACGGTGACCGAAGCCGGGTATTACCTGGACGAGGCCGACCACCTCGACGTCCAGGCGCCCGAGCTGGCCGAGGACCTGGCCCGTGCCCGGCGTGGCCAGGCGGGTCAGACCATCTACGGCGCCATCACCGCCATCCTGCGCGCGCGCCAGGCCAAGGGCGCGGGCGCGCTCACGCTGCTCAACTGCGACAACCTGCGCCACAACGGCGAGCGTTTTCGCGCCGGATTGCTGGCCTTCATCCGCCATGCCGGCCTGCCTGAACTGGCCGCCTGGGCCGAGACCCACACCAGCTGCCCCAACGCGATGGTGGACCGCATCACGCCGCGCCCGCCGGCGGAACTGCGTGCGCGTGTGCGCGCCGCCACGGGCTGGGACGACGCCGCACCCGTCACGGCCGAGAGCTTCATCCAGTGGGTGATCGAAGACCGCTTCATTGCCGGCCGCCCCGCCTGGGAGCGCGTGGGCGTGGAACTGGTGCCCTCGGTCGCGCCTTATGAGGAAGCCAAGATCCGCATCCTCAACGCCAGCCACAGCTGCATCGCCTGGGCCGGCACCCTGGCGGGCTTGCAGTTCATCCACGAGGGCACGCACACGCCCGCCATCCGCCAGATGGCCTGGGACTACGTGACGCAGGACGTGATCCCCTGCCTGTCGCGCCCCGGCCAGCCCAGCCCGGTGGACCTGCCCGCCTACCGCGATGTGGTGCTGGAGCGCTTCGGCAACCCCGCCATCCGCGACACCAACCAGCGCGTGGCGGCCGATGGTTTCGCCAAGATTCCCGGCTTCATCGCGCCCACCGTGCGCGAGCGCCTGGCCCAGGGCGCCAACATCGAGAGTGTGGCTCTGTTGCCTGCGCTCTTCCTGGCTTTCCTACGGCGCTGGCACGCGGGCGCCTTGCCCTACGCCTACCAGGACCAAGCCATGGACCCTGCCGTGGCCCACGCCCTCTGCGAGGCGACCGACCCCGTGGCCGCGCTCTGCGCTGACCGCACGCTCTGGGGCGAGCTGGCAGGCGACGCACGGCTGGTCGACGCCGTGCGCCGCGCGAGCGCACGGGTCCATGACTTCGTGGCCGCCGCACAGGTGTCGACGGCCCGCACCGATCCGGCCCGCTGA